CCACCTCAGCTTTTCGCTTGGAATGGATCAAGTCCATACTGGAGAAGCGGACAGTGGGATAAATCCAAGTTTAATGGAATACCGACCATGAGCAACAAATACCTGAGCGGCCATCAGCTTGTGCAAAATATCAACCAGGGAACGACATATTATTTCCGCAATTATTACAACAACTCCTTTGGATATGTTTTCATCTCATCGGAAGGATCTATAGAGTCTGTTCGTTGGGGGGATGGATGGTCAACAAACTGGGAAGCATCACGAACTAACCGGTGTGAAATTTATGGAACATGTGGTCCTTTTGGAGTTTGCGATACGTTTAGTTCACCTATATGTAGCTGCTTAAAAGGGTTTAAACCCAGGTCAGATGAAGAGTGGAACAGAGGAAACTGGACTGGAGGGTGCGTTaggaaaatggaattgaattgTCAGAAATCCGCACATGCAGCAGCTATGACGACTGTGGAAAAAGATGTGTTCTGGCCAATGAAACATATGAAATTGCCTGATTCTGCTGATTATTTGTCAAACATAGCTGATGCAGAAGGATGTCGAAGTTGGTGCCTAGGAAACTGCTCGTGCTTGGCCTTTTCTTATGTGGATACTGTAGGATGTATGGCTTGGTGTAAAAACCTCATAGATACTCAGCAATTCTCCAGAGAAGGCAAAGATCTATTTCTTCGACTTGTGGATGTGGATAAAGGTTGGAAAGGttgaattaattttcatttaatcttGCACTGCCTGTGGTTCTTATAATGTATTTTCCCAGTTCAGGTGTACCTACAAAGACAAAACTCATCATCAGCCTAAGTACTATTTCTGGCATCATGTTATTCGGAGCTGGCATTTCAGTGTGTGGTCTTTTCAAGTGGAGAGGTAATAAAAGATGTGCATTTCATGGCTGTTTAAATGAGATTTCATGTTAACCAAGACATAAGAATATTGTATCATTTGTAAAGCAATGGCTTCGGAAGCTTGGCAATCACTACAATAGAAACACTGTTGCTTCTCATATTCTCACACTTATTATCAGTCGTTTTCGTTCTGCTTGTAAAATTGTAGGGAAATTTAGGAAGATGACAATCCCAAGGGTCCTTAATTCAAAGGCCATAGCCAACAGATCAGAGGAATTGCTGAGGGAAACTGCATGGAAAGAGCAAATGAAGCAAGGCGATGCGTCGGAATTAAGGGTTTATGATTTGGACAGCATACTCCTTGCAACGAACAACTTTGACGTGAAGAACAAACTTGGGCAGGGAGGGTTTGGCCTTGTTTATAAGGTAAAGAAAAAGCCTTCGCCGAGGGAAATACAGAGATTATCCAAGATCTGATTGTTATGTTCGTTTGAAAACAGGGAAAGCTGAACGATGGTAAGGACATAGCTGTGAAAAGACTTTTGAGCAGCTCAGGCCAAGGCGTTGCAGAGTTCAAGAATGAGATCCTTCtgatatccaaacttcaacaccGAAATCTGGTGAGACTTGTTGGTTACTGCactgaaggagaagaaaagatacTAGTGTATGAGTACTTGCCGAACAAGAGCTTGGACGCCTTTCTTTTCGGTTTGTCTCACTCTCTGAAGAACTTATTTCTGCTTTCAACAAAATACCGCAGTGAAACTAGATATTGTTTCTGTTTACCACCTTGTTTAGATTCAAAAGAGAAGGCAAAACTCAGCTGGGGCATCCGCTTCCACATTATCCAAGGCATTGCAAGAGGGCTGCTCTACCTCCACCGTGATTCTTGCCTTAGGGTCATACATAGAGATTTGAAAGTGAGCAACATTCTCTTGGACGAAAAAATGAATCccaagatttcagattttgggcTAGCGCGGATGTTTGAAGGCACTCAAGTTTTCATAAATACTCACAAAGTTGTGGGGACACTGTAAGCATTCTATCATCAGTCTTAAGAGTACTTACTCATGAGGCAATTTGTCACCTAGACAGCAGATTAGCAGTTTAATGTGCTCACCTTTCCCTTCATGCATGTTCCAACTATTGTCCTTTAATATGACCAAGAAAATTCTtccatttacatccaatggTTCCAATAAGCCAATTATGAGGTGGCTAGTACTATCACCTTGAGGGGATGAATATGTGATTATGCACAATTAAAGCGGAATTTAAAACAATGAAGTTCAATATTGTGAAAGAACAACATTTGATGAAAACTACGAAGGGATCAGAACTATTGTGTGCAATAAAATATCaatcaaaatgaaagagaggTTAAGGGCCAGAATATATTGCACATGACAGTTGGCAACagttatagtagttcggcttataGTAAGCTAATATCCACTCTCTCATTCCGATAGCCTattggctagatttcactagagaatcaattagagattATAGAGTCTGAGTACTCTCCAGAATGTGTGATCATATCTTCTAATCTCACATGGTCACTCTAAACGACAGCCTCTCAGAGATTACAATTTCAACTCAGAGAGACAAGTATGAAAATGTCGAGGCTCTCTTTGAACTTTAGAATTATAGACTTCaaatcttgttttcttttagCACCATGATCTCCTTTTATACTCTTCAATTTCCAAGCTGACCGTTGGACTGAGGATCATTCATCCAATCCACCCGTTGGACCTAAATGATATGAGAAGATCTGATTGCTACTTGGATTACAAGATTAGAATCTTCTTATGATTCCATTGCCCATACAACAGACGttgggtttccataagtagagttctTCATTAGGTAAGAGCGCCTCAAAATGATTCTCATATGAATCGGGAATCCTTAAggttttgtcaatcttcaaaacatattgggaagttttctcaacaagTTTGTTCATAGATAATTATAAACCAGTTCTGTAACGCAAATGCTAAAAGGTATTAGAAAGGCAGTACTAGTCGATTTGGTTTCTGACCTCTCATGCCATCGTCCTTGAGTCTGAATTTTTGTTTGAACTGTATTTCGTGAACCTTCCATTTGTATGAGTTTTTATACCTTTATTATGATGATGGCATCCTAGTATGAGAACATAACATGTCCAATTCATACAGGGGTTACATGTCTCCCGAATATGCCATGGGTGggatattttctgaaaaatctgatgtttatagctttggAGTACTGATATTGGAGCTTATCAGCAGCAAGAAGAACACAAGTTTAGAATACCATGGACAGCATCTCAATCTCCTGACCTATGTAAGCGTCAGATCTAACTTCAAACTAATATCTCCATTCAGGTTTCAATCATCGGTAATCCCTGGGACAATCTAAAAATCAACCGGTTGTTACAGGTATGGCACTTGTGGCATGAAGGCAGAGGATTGGACCTAATGGATGAAGCCATTGGTGACGCATTTTTGCCTTCAGAAGTGATGAGATGCATTCAATTAGGGCTTCTCTGTGTGCAGGAACATGCCGCAGATAGACCTGACATGTCAGCCGTGGTTCTAATGCTAAGTGGGCAATCTGATCTTCCACAGCCAAAGCAACCAGCATTTACATTTCAACGCTCAACGACTCATGAAGTCCAATCAGAAGAAGAATACATTCGGTCCAGGAATACCATCACCATTACTTTGGCTGAAGGAAGATAAAACTCTAATATGCATTGTCTCTGACTAATTCATCTTTCCAAGAATTCAGCGTTTATCAAATTATCTGCTTGAATAAATAATCTGTTGTTGCACTAATGCGTTGATCTATGATGTAAACATAGAGACAGTGAGGGGCTCCCAGTTGCCATCGCTCTATTAGAAGAGTTTTATGTGTGCACGAAGGCACAAAAATTCAGAAAGTCTGTATGCATCGAGATAATCTCAATATGAATATGAATACTTTGAGTGTTCTTCACTGTGGAATTGGTATGTGACTGCGCATTCATTTTGGTTGTCAAAATTGATACCATTCTGATGTCAAAGCATATTCTTGATTTGCTCTGAGAAGTTGATGTCATTTTGAGTGTCCTGTCCAATTGATGATACTCCCTCCTTGCAGTTCCAGTAACTTTTCCATCGAGTTTTGATTAagaagtggaaaaagaaaaggagagcagGAAAGTCTTCCTATGGACCTTTCTGTCTTGGAGATGGTCAATAGCCAAATTATGCGATCCAGGATCATCGTCACACACCCACTATACCCTTAAAATAAGCCTTCTCTGAGCGAAGAAAGAAAGGGAGTTTGAGGAAAATGACAATCCCAAGACTGATTAAGTCATTGGCGACAGCCAACAAATCAGAGGAACTGCTAACAAAATTTGCATGGAAAGAGCGAATGAAGCAAGGTGACGCATCTGAATTGCTGGTGTATGATTTTGACAGCGTACTCCTCGCGACAGACAACTTCAATGCGAAAAACAAACTTGGGCAGGGACGGTTTGCCCCGTTTATAAGTTAAAAATAAGCCTTCTTCGAGGGAAATACAGAGATCAACCAAGATCTGATAGCTATGTTCATTTGGAAACAGGGAAAGCTGAATGATGGTAAGGAGATAGCTGTGAAGAGACTTTCGAGCATCTCAGGCCAAGGCATAGCTGAGTTCAAGAATGAGATCCTTCTAATATCCAAACTACAACACCGAAATCTGGTGAGACTTGTCGGTTACTGCacagaaggagaagaaaagacaatAGTGTACGAGTACTTGCTGAACAAGAGCCTGGACGCCTTTCTTTCTGGTTTGTCTCACTCTCTGAAGAAGTAATTTCCATTTTCAACAAGATATGGTAgttgaaggctttatttgatttgggcttaaggcccatccgccaaagttgggcctagaaagcccggcccacgggaataaagcccgtggaaagagggaggtataaaaggagagagagaaaaacaaccGTTGGTAAATTGTATGTACACTGTTTTTCTCTCaacgctctccctctctcccgttTTCTCCAAAAGCGAACCAGTGAAGCAATTGAAGGAGTTTGCCTCCTCGGATCGAACAAAActcgatttctcttcctctaacgcgtcggtgtctaatctcggcaatcaaggtacgctcgaatccgtggtgtgctttacgatcggtgatacgtgtcgttttcttgggcttcgcttccgcattcatttagggttcgatttagtgtcgaatccggtatttcggggatcaagtaattcccaacattggtatcgagcccgctttcacgttttcccgatcaatttcatgttctttgattgatttttgaagaaactttcggccgtacggaaccgggcgaaaatcccgacacccgagacttcttcggccattttcatgagttttagaatgtcaaaaacaaattctgaaagCATGGGGAGAAAGGCGCGTCGAGACGAGTCAGAGATGTCTCGCGCGGCCggggcgacgccgcacgcgcccacgcgcgcggccggaaggcgctgcgcgtgggcgcgacgcgccggAGCGCTCGATCGCCAGCGCGTGTGTCACACGCGCCGGTTAGCGCGCTCGGCGTGCGCGCGCCGCCGGCCGGTggccggcacgcgccggtccacGGACCGACGTGTGCTGGCGTCATGAGCGTCACCCAACGGCCGGCTTATTTGGGCtggcgtcatcgatgacgtcgccGATGACGTTGGCCGGGCGGCGACGACCcgcgaaccgacccgacccgacccattggCCGACGATGGCACGTGCGTGGCGAGTGCCGCCGACGTGCGCGTGGCGTCATCCCGCgccgcgcgcggcacgtgcagCCGGTTCGCCCGaacggtccgaccggtccgaccggtccgtccggtctgacgaccgacgaccgttgaccggcgacgaccgttgaccgttgacttgaccgttgaccgaccgttgaccgttgacccaaaaaagaaaaaagggaaaagaatgtgtttctttttcaattaagtctatgtggattatatgtaatccttATTTGTTCTCgcatttgttgtaggaacaatgcctccccgaggttgcgcacacctattcgcgcggTGACTGggtgaacaaaaggaaaggtcatttgtctaagttgataggcgAGCCgatgatcatcgatgggagagtggtggcttaattgatcacgtccttgaagtcaacgggaaaattcaatggtcatatggaatggtcgtcctatgtcacatcgagagatggtgcgatttttcataaacactctttcccgaatggcaagatgtgttgaatcgcatatgggatgtcaacagaaacgcttcctataagaaaattgtgatggattttgtaaatgaatattattgtattgtttcgaggaaaagatcaagaaattgaacaaaagaggatctttcccggTTCGTGtcttgacttggtgttagttgtattggctgatatatgttaagtgtgatttgtggacatattatgtaatgattactacctaattgtgttaattgaaagcattattgtttttattaaatgttctattatatattgctttctgttattgctggttgctatGGGTAATTAGCtatgggtagttttagaagtttttgtagttTCATAGAATTGactttgcataagacaattatattgatgatagttttaagttaggattttggaggatgattggaaacatagtgaccttttgattctgaaaccttacttgaaattatttattaatatgatgggtctatgtaaaagtggatgcataaataataggcattaattattcgtgcatgtatgcgATGTGTTCgggatcgatggtttcagcaactaagaatgtgattgctgatatgaacggcaacaattgtgaaatattgaatatgaagattcaatatgtgttGGAAAAGCGaaaagcactagaagctcttgaccaaattatggaagatcttgagggtgccgtgcgccaccttgagctagtaaaggaccgcctaacggcatttgagccgaaaataaatattggcaatgttggttctagctcagaaagggctttgagctctaagcgcaagcatattgattcgttcaatatatgggcatgcaaatgatcaagtccttattgcaagaaattaagggttaaccaacacaagagaggaaaacgtcctcaagtaaataaaatgtcaagggtgaggtgttacaattatgacaagagaggtcactatgcttgcgactgtcgtgagccaaagaaagtATACACCTCtagtacatttgagaactttgcttatgtgtcgagtgctgcattattggctgaatccaatcctttgtggactgcaGATTCAGGAACGACAGACCATATaagatagaggatccttcgtgaaattccgacgataccaactggaactatgtggatctatgtgggaaataatTTCAGagttgaagttaaagggattggcacctaccaattgaatatgcgtggtggacgcaccttgttcctacatgatgtcctaTATGCTCCatagattcgtcgaaatttaagtgtctgttttgatgttggttaagcttggttttagtatgAATTTCCATAATagatgtgtagatttgtatttggatacaaactactatgattttggtcactttcggatggttttattgtactaaatgttgattttgtggtgatgtcaatatgttattcccttgtttcacgtcttctactttatatgataatgatgtgaatatggtggcatgctagacttggtcatatgggccaacaacatatgaaaagactagccaaagagggcttgttgggcaatattgaaaaagtcgatttgctcatatgtaagcattgcctagaagggaaaacaacaatgaaaccatttgaaaaaaggtaaaagagctgaatttcctctgcatttaatccatttcgACGATCtcgtggttcaatgaatgtgagaggaaggcatggggctgtttatttcatcacttttatagatgattctactcgatacggatatgtctatttgatttctcataaatctgaagcataagttgtttcaaaatgtttatgaacttggtagaaaatcaattagacaagaaaataaaagtatttagatccgatcgaggttgagaatatttatcgatgagttcagaaaattatgtgatgaaaaatgaatagaaagacaattatctattctatatactcctcaacaaaatggtgttgcggagagaagaaacgagAACCCTacggaaatggttaggtccatgatggcgcacgCTAACTTACTtatcacttttttggagtgatgcgttgttaacagTTGCCTGCATACTTAatcgggtgccttccaaattagttatttccactccatataagttatggataggtagaaaccggacttaagtttacttaagccatggggttatgctacctatactcatatgtcctctcacaagtttgggaaattgagtcccagataaaagtagagtattttaatgagatactccgaacactcgaaaggatatgtgttcataggtgagcaggaaagtgggagaataactgaattttgaatcacgggatgtcacattcttagtggatgaatttccttagaggggcgaaataggggaagattacttcctatttgaaaccttggatcaagataatgatattagtggagttcatccaagtgggagtaatatgagatgtgatgaattgaattcaatttattctcaattgcaaccacctgatgtgacgacatcatcattacctaatccaaatgggagcataattgggaatgatgtgctaagtgtacaatctcccatacggtgaacaagtcgccaaagtattccccgtcgatgttttgacattgaaaaggaaacttttatggttgctccgcaagatgaggatgagccgagaaatattaatgaggctcttaattgccctagtaagaaaaaatggattaatgcaatggaagaggaaatggagtcaatgaagtcaaaccaagtctaggaactggttgatcttccaaaaggatgcaaagccattgggaacaagtgggttctcaaaaaataaagcaaaaggctgatggctcgatagaaaggcataagactcaccttgtggcgaaggggtataatcaacaggaagatattgattatgaaaatacattttctctgtattgagatttacctcgaCTCGCATAattcggcaatagtggctagtctggatcttgagttacatcaaatggatgtaaagactgctttcctcaatggagaattagagaaataaataaatatggaacaacctgtcggtttcatagtgaaaggccaagaagaaaatgtatgtcgactttggggggtcgatatatggccttaagcgatcgtcaagacaatgatatatacgttttcataatgccataatagcatatgatcttacaatgatagatgaggatcattgtatatatatcaaaagatccaaggatcaatttgtgatcatatcattatatgttgatgatatactaattgccggaagcaatatggagttggtTATACTTTGTCAAGAGAcagttgtcttccaactttgagatgaataatatgggattgtaaacccataaacactcctattgcaaaaggtgaaggattgagccataggcgtgtccaaggactccacaagagaaggaacaaacaaaatatgttccttatgctagtgctgttgggagcttgatgtatgctatgatgtgtacaacaCCCAACATATGctttgcagttggaatgatgAATagttaccaatccaatccaggtcaagcacattagaaagccgttaaaagaatactaaggtatctaaaggggactgctgattatacgctgagttattatggaaaggatacgtgactctaaggctattcgatattgattgggaggagatttaaataaaaggaaatctacctctgggtttgttctcttacgaataatggcaccatatgttggagcagtaagaaacaaaagtgtatagccttgtccacgatggaaactaaGTTCGTGACATTATCAGCAGCTGTATAAGAaaatgtttggcttaagagattattggatcatttaggtgttattggaagtgctgcagatttgttattagttaactatgataattaagcagcaaaagtgtacactaaagatccaaatatcatggcaagaccaaacatatagataccaagtataattttgtcaaggatatggttgcacgaaaggatgtgaacttagagtacatactacgcatagaatagttgcagatcctataacaaagccaatacctagagatgtgctttgt
The sequence above is drawn from the Eucalyptus grandis isolate ANBG69807.140 chromosome 11, ASM1654582v1, whole genome shotgun sequence genome and encodes:
- the LOC104445665 gene encoding LOW QUALITY PROTEIN: G-type lectin S-receptor-like serine/threonine-protein kinase At1g61370 (The sequence of the model RefSeq protein was modified relative to this genomic sequence to represent the inferred CDS: deleted 1 base in 1 codon), translated to MVLEFVNHCSYDCVFVYSLLVCSLFQALQSSTIYNITASRPLIQNQTLVSPCKIFELGFFGPNGSEKQYVGIWYKNTTFSKVVWVANRDKPLGHKDQSASLIIGGDGNLKLLDGEKNAVWSTNVTAKSNYSAAVLLDFGNLVLQDGNANKMWESFDEPTDTLLPNMKIGVNAKTGKKKYLISWKGEDDPSPGSFVLGVTSETPPQLFAWNGSSPYWRSGQWDKSKFNGIPTMSNKYLSGHQLVQNINQGTTYYFRNYYNNSFGYVFISSEGSIESVRWGDGWSTNWEASRTNRCEIYGTCGPFGVCDTFSSPICSCLKGFKPRSDEEWNRGNWTGGCVRKMELNCQKSAHAAAMTTVEKDVFWPMKHMKLPDSADYLSNIADAEGCRSWCLGNCSCLAFSYVDTVGCMAWCKNLIDTQQFSREGKDLFLRLVDVDKGVPTKTKLIISLSTISGIMLFGAGISVCGLFKWRGKFRKMTIPRVLNSKAIANRSEELLRETAWKEQMKQGDASELRVYDLDSILLATNNFDVKNKLGQGGFGLVYKGKLNDGKDIAVKRLLSSSGQGVAEFKNEILLISKLQHRNLVRLVGYCTEGEEKILVYEYLPNKSLDAFLFDSKEKAKLSWGIRFHIIQGIARGLLYLHRDSCLRVIHRDLKVSNILLDEKMNPKISDFGLARMFEGTQVFINTHKVVGTLGYMSPEYAMGGIFSEKSDVYSFGVLILELISSKKNTSLEYHGQHLNLLTYVWHLWHEGRGLDLMDEAIGDAFLPSEVMRCIQLGLLCVQEHAADRPDMSAVVLMLSGQSDLPQPKQPAFTFQRSTTHEVQSEEEYIRSRNTITITLAEGR
- the LOC104447553 gene encoding G-type lectin S-receptor-like serine/threonine-protein kinase At1g61370: MFIWKQGKLNDGKEIAVKRLSSISGQGIAEFKNEILLISKLQHRNLVRLVGYCTEGEEKTIVYEYLLNKSLDAFLSDSTEKAKLHWAICFRIILEVTRGLLCLQCNSCPRVIHQVLKESNILLDEMMNPTISYFGLAQIFEGTQDLIN